In the genome of Fusarium poae strain DAOMC 252244 chromosome 1, whole genome shotgun sequence, the window GCAAATGTCGCCGTGACGAAAATCGGCCACAATGCATGGAGATACCAACTAGGCTCAGCTTTCATCCCAGCCGTGCCTTTGAtgttattaatttacttttgcCCAGAATCCCCCCGTTGGTACATGAAAAAGAACCGCTACAACGATGCGATGAAGTCCCTATTGCGACTTCGAAACCACCCGGTACAGGCGGCCCGCGACCTGTACTATATCCATGCGCAACTCGAAGTCGAGCTCGACTTTATCGGCCAGGGAAACTATGCGAAACGTTTTATCGAACTGTTCACGATACCCCGTGTGCGACGAGCCACTTTGGCGTCATTTGTGGTTATGATTGCCCAGCAGATGTGTGGTATCAACATTATTGCCTTTTATTCGACAAGCGTCTTTCGAGACGCTGGAGCCACAGATAATCAGGCTCTACTGGCATCGATGGGATTTGGTTTGGTCAATTTTGTCTTTGCATGGCCTGCAATATGGACGATAGATACCTTCGGCCGACGGTCTCTGCTGCTCTTTACGTTTCCTCAGATGGCATGGACATTGCTTGCGGCAGGCCTATGTACGTTGATTCCGGGTACCGGTGGACTCCACATGGCACTGGTGGCTCTCTTCGTCTATCTCTTTGCAGCTTTTTACTCACCCGGAGAGGGACCTGTGCCTTTCACCTATTCGGCTGAGGTGTTTCCCCTGTCGCATCGTGAGGTGGGTATGTCATGGGCTGTAGCAACATGTCTGTTTTGGGCAGCGGTTCTGTCCATCACCTTCCCATTGATATTAGCAAGGTTGCACGCCATCGGTGCCTTTGCAATGTACGCGGGCTTCAACATCGTTGCTCTGGTCATGATATTCTTGTTCCTACCAGAGACGAAACAACGTACGCTAGAGGAACTGGATTACATCTTTGCAGTACCTACCCGTGTGTTTATGAGATATCAAGTTACCAAAGTCCTTCCCTGGTGGATCAAGAGATGGATCTTATTTCAGCGGGAAGCCAGGTTGGATCCGTTATATCAATTTGACACAGTTGGCGAGCCGGAAGACAGCCACGGCAGCGACTACGGGTATGAGAACGACAAAGCGAAAGTTGAGCTGAAAGATACCATTGGACTCACGTCAGGAGTTCAGACGACAAGATGAGGTTAATGTTTGATGTGGAGCGAGTGATATCACGACTCTGGCGTTTTGAGTTTGATTGGGACGATATGATTTGGAGCAATTGTCTGGTTAGTATTGGTGTTGTACTGTGCCGCACTTCATGATACCCTGCACGAAAAAGTAGCAAGCGAAATGATATTGGATCAATGTCTTTTATTTGAACGAGATGATTTCCCCAGCCACTAACGCTACCTAGTAGTGCGAGCTGAATGTCTTAGATGATGTGACGTCAGAGGAACAAGTCATCATGACCGCAGCTATATTGTTTCTGCCACTTCCAGTTCCTTGAGTCTCTACCTGGCTCGTTAGTTGATTAGCAACTCATCAAAACCCAACAA includes:
- a CDS encoding hypothetical protein (TransMembrane:10 (i119-139o200-220i232-255o267-284i355-377o389-408i420-442o448-466i487-510o516-537i)), which gives rise to MAPNRGEDDVERLSRTTNEYPSSSMIEHARRPSEAYVNLHANVEAKIKNPLWGLPRARLLADVDDFCRKKDLDHYRPLIRKGALVAQDPTGYEDIEGDEKLNDEEIQALRDEILHKWRVPFVLYLTVATCSIGAAVQGWDQTGSNGANLEFPYAFGIGGDSIHDKLLVGLVNSAPYIGTALFGCWLSDPLNARFGRRGTIFFSANFCLWPVIGSAFFPIFAAENSPAPIRGAFVMSWQMWTAFGIFLGTCANVAVTKIGHNAWRYQLGSAFIPAVPLMLLIYFCPESPRWYMKKNRYNDAMKSLLRLRNHPVQAARDLYYIHAQLEVELDFIGQGNYAKRFIELFTIPRVRRATLASFVVMIAQQMCGINIIAFYSTSVFRDAGATDNQALLASMGFGLVNFVFAWPAIWTIDTFGRRSLLLFTFPQMAWTLLAAGLCTLIPGTGGLHMALVALFVYLFAAFYSPGEGPVPFTYSAEVFPLSHREVGMSWAVATCLFWAAVLSITFPLILARLHAIGAFAMYAGFNIVALVMIFLFLPETKQRTLEELDYIFAVPTRVFMRYQVTKVLPWWIKRWILFQREARLDPLYQFDTVGEPEDSHGSDYGYENDKAKVELKDTIGLTSGVQTTR